Proteins from a genomic interval of Polaribacter sp. Q13:
- a CDS encoding cytochrome P450, with amino-acid sequence MKASEFPDAFKNARQKEGIGKMDDQNDPVTMVLRHKEVRKCAHQWQNFQSGGDEIGRIVIPSEVAIRDTRQIPFEVDPPKHKSFRDILDPWFKRPLQEEYSAKITTIIDEIIEESLNTNEVEVVADFALKLQSRALTLLLNIPYAEAELWISWGTHVFRSDDSDLDADKANILYDYIDKQINLAIENPSESLYSVLLRTEVDGKKMTKEEVKGVLILTFAGGRDTVINAVTNSIAYFSEHPKSLAAIKENPAMINNAVEELIRYFSPLTQMGRVVTKDVQVCEHAVKADTRISLNWAAANRDENVFENPNEVVLDRKVNPHVSFGFGTHNCLGATHARQILRILLATLSEKVTSINVLETKENIENLGEFNRKVGFDALTVKFNK; translated from the coding sequence ATGAAAGCAAGCGAATTTCCAGATGCATTTAAAAATGCAAGACAAAAAGAAGGAATTGGTAAAATGGACGATCAAAATGATCCAGTAACCATGGTTTTACGTCACAAAGAAGTACGTAAATGTGCACACCAATGGCAAAACTTTCAATCTGGAGGAGATGAAATTGGTAGAATTGTAATTCCTTCTGAAGTAGCTATTAGAGACACCAGACAGATTCCTTTTGAAGTAGATCCACCAAAACATAAATCTTTTAGAGATATTTTAGATCCTTGGTTTAAAAGACCTTTACAAGAAGAATATTCTGCAAAAATCACCACTATTATTGATGAAATTATTGAAGAATCTTTAAATACGAATGAAGTAGAAGTTGTTGCCGATTTTGCCTTAAAATTACAATCTAGAGCCTTAACCTTATTATTAAACATTCCTTATGCTGAAGCCGAATTATGGATTTCTTGGGGAACTCATGTTTTTAGAAGCGATGATTCTGATTTAGATGCAGACAAAGCCAATATTTTATATGATTATATTGATAAACAAATAAATCTTGCCATAGAAAACCCAAGTGAAAGCTTGTATTCTGTGCTTCTACGAACTGAAGTTGATGGTAAAAAAATGACCAAAGAAGAAGTAAAAGGGGTATTGATATTAACTTTTGCAGGCGGTAGAGATACCGTAATTAACGCCGTAACCAACTCTATCGCTTACTTTTCTGAGCATCCAAAATCTTTAGCAGCAATAAAGGAAAATCCAGCAATGATTAACAATGCAGTAGAAGAATTGATTCGTTATTTTTCTCCATTAACACAAATGGGACGTGTGGTAACTAAAGATGTACAAGTTTGCGAACATGCTGTAAAAGCAGATACTCGAATTTCTTTAAACTGGGCTGCTGCAAACAGAGACGAAAATGTTTTTGAAAACCCTAATGAAGTTGTTTTGGATAGAAAAGTGAATCCGCATGTTAGTTTTGGATTTGGTACACACAACTGTTTAGGCGCAACGCATGCACGTCAGATATTAAGAATATTATTGGCTACTTTATCTGAAAAAGTAACCTCGATAAACGTTTTAGAAACAAAAGAAAATATAGAAAATTTAGGAGAATTCAACCGTAAAGTTGGTTTTGATGCTCTTACTGTAAAATTTAATAAATAA
- a CDS encoding 2Fe-2S iron-sulfur cluster-binding protein, whose product MAKITFITSDNESITVEGTSGSVMELAVNNNIKGIDGDCGGVCSCATCHVHVEPEFVSKTGQAEEMENDMLEFDDLTNEYSRLSCQIQVSEALDGVVFKVAK is encoded by the coding sequence ATGGCAAAAATAACATTTATAACAAGCGACAACGAATCAATAACAGTAGAAGGAACTTCTGGTTCTGTAATGGAATTGGCAGTAAATAATAACATAAAAGGCATTGATGGAGATTGCGGTGGCGTTTGCTCTTGCGCAACGTGTCATGTGCATGTAGAACCTGAATTTGTGTCAAAAACAGGACAAGCAGAAGAAATGGAAAATGATATGTTAGAGTTTGATGATTTAACCAACGAATACAGCAGACTTTCTTGCCAAATTCAGGTGAGTGAAGCATTAGATGGTGTTGTTTTTAAAGTTGCAAAATAA
- a CDS encoding AraC family transcriptional regulator yields the protein MQPKFEKVPLNNQKSIIAFRYAGDRFEAPWHFHPQHELTFIEKSTGTKFIGDYVGPFEAGELVLVRTNVPHCWKNNSVKNSTCSSIVIQWNTGIYARVPEMENVFKMLKAASKGILFTKENANEMFSLLKELLTLEGTELYLKLQNILVLLSNFEYRELSEKRFIDDLPTEYSSRIRKVHDYVESHYHKKIQLKELADLVNMSEQSFSRFFSKIMGRPFFTFLNQYKINMAKRMLMDTDWSVREICFACGYESVPFFHRQFKKFTKRTPSFYKKEHST from the coding sequence ATGCAGCCAAAGTTTGAAAAAGTACCTTTAAATAATCAGAAATCCATTATTGCTTTTAGGTATGCGGGAGATCGGTTTGAGGCACCTTGGCATTTTCATCCTCAGCATGAACTTACTTTTATAGAAAAAAGTACTGGAACCAAATTTATTGGAGATTATGTTGGTCCGTTTGAAGCTGGGGAGTTGGTTTTAGTAAGAACAAATGTGCCGCATTGTTGGAAAAATAATTCGGTAAAAAACTCAACATGTTCATCTATAGTGATTCAATGGAATACAGGGATTTATGCAAGAGTACCGGAAATGGAAAATGTTTTTAAAATGCTAAAAGCAGCCTCTAAAGGAATCCTTTTTACAAAAGAAAATGCAAATGAAATGTTTTCACTTTTAAAAGAATTATTGACTTTAGAAGGAACGGAATTGTATTTAAAACTTCAGAATATATTGGTATTGCTATCTAATTTTGAATATCGTGAACTATCAGAAAAAAGGTTTATAGATGATTTGCCTACAGAATATAGTTCTCGCATTAGAAAAGTACACGATTATGTAGAAAGCCATTATCATAAAAAAATACAACTAAAAGAATTAGCAGATTTAGTTAACATGTCTGAACAGTCTTTTTCTCGTTTCTTTAGTAAAATAATGGGAAGACCTTTTTTTACTTTTTTAAATCAATATAAAATAAATATGGCCAAAAGAATGTTAATGGACACCGATTGGTCTGTACGTGAAATTTGTTTTGCTTGTGGCTATGAATCTGTTCCTTTTTTTCATAGACAATTTAAAAAATTTACAAAGAGGACTCCTTCATTTTATAAAAAAGAGCATAGTACATGA
- a CDS encoding hybrid sensor histidine kinase/response regulator transcription factor, giving the protein MKNRFKFTLLIIATFVFFIEETQAQDNIYFEHITTQDGLSQNDVNSIYQDKQGYMWFGTHDGLNKYDGYNFTTYNLNQQNPKSINSNLIFTITGDDNNNLWIGTSGSGLNFFNRSLEEFTHFKHDENNINSIASNTVRYVFKDSKNRLWICTYNNGLDLLDLNESLSSIKFKHITIASSETSVKVKKLKSLTIFEDSNNNIWVGTDEGLFKLIEDENGKTSHFEKIKVKLNNIKSIKEDKGRLFFGANSGLYVLDLKNPSYEPHLIWRKDYKYSINHILFVNNQLWAGSASGLILFDNSGTQRNPKFSKIITYKASQKNGISKNTITSLFKDRTGIVWVGTNGGGINKFYPGKKQFKHVKNTPDPKSLSYDKVRAIYEDSNGSLWVGTEGGSLNMLPKQADKNNYYGFIKFPKINNVFTIDELKRGDKKILLLGEGSNGTNLQQLDITDPDNIKKIEFNDFSKIKGSIFSILEDSDKNIWIGTYNNGINRSLYNSQTKSYKNDVLTFDYKDSLSVPSHLIRNILEDKKGNIWFGTGDGLCVLSKTEKTKDKPKFTIYKSNADDINSISHNYILELFESEKGDLWIGTFGGGFNKYVPATDSTKVKFISYKTENGLPNNVVKGILEDDDHDLWISTNKGLSKFNENSETFMNYDVNDGLQDDEFQELARCKRKNGQLLFGGVNGFNVFEPKDIKNDTFEAETVVTNLLIANKPIKIGEKVNGRVLLKNPLCNKSTIDLNHNENSLSFEFAAFHYGAPEKNEFAYKLEGFNKDWVYTDSKKRFATYTNLSPGNYTLKVKASNNDKLWDSTPFELNLKIAPPFWLTKFAYFLYLLLIIGILLLYRRYTIISTSKKHSLELEHVEKEKTDELQRIKLEFFTNITHEFTTPLTLIKGPLNFLQKEGDNIDKDIVKEQYKLMQKNTDYLLRLISQLLDFRKMNQGKMRLVMRNSNIVQFIKEVSEPFQFLAQKNLIDFTIESTDNQLQSWFDHDTLEKIINNLLSNAFKFTPDNGSITINISRDNKTNVTFKNPTKTSKFVYIQVKDSGTGMDETKIESIFERFFSEKNKEKKDSKGMGIGLAFVKDITELHQGEIRVISKHNEGTNFIVRLPIEKKAYLNIPEITCKETSESDFYLRSSESDSLAISINDEIEDQQLNEKSKSDLPVLLVVDDNEDIRTFIKLALGKKYKIYTAENGEEGLKLAGKIIPKIIISDIMMPVMDGIEFCNKIKTKKETSHIPVVLLTAKLSKENEKIGLRTGADAYIRKPFDVEILDLKLNNILNYREELRSKFNLEITLQPKEITVTSVDERFLQQAMEVVEKHMTNTDFNVEMLIKEMGYSRTNLYTKFKEITGLSSSEFIRSIRLKRAVQLFEQSDLSVKEIMYMTGFNTASYFAKCFKKQFGVIPSEYVKQKNK; this is encoded by the coding sequence ATGAAAAATAGATTTAAATTTACGTTACTTATCATAGCTACCTTCGTTTTTTTTATAGAAGAAACGCAAGCTCAAGACAATATTTATTTTGAACATATTACTACACAAGATGGTTTGTCTCAAAATGATGTAAATTCTATTTATCAAGATAAACAAGGCTATATGTGGTTTGGTACACATGACGGCCTTAATAAATATGATGGGTATAATTTTACTACTTATAATCTTAATCAACAAAATCCTAAAAGTATTAATAGTAACTTAATCTTTACCATTACTGGTGATGACAATAATAACTTATGGATAGGAACATCGGGCAGCGGACTTAATTTTTTTAATAGATCTCTAGAAGAGTTTACACATTTTAAACATGACGAAAACAATATAAACAGTATTGCTAGTAATACCGTTAGATATGTTTTTAAAGACTCAAAAAATAGATTATGGATTTGCACCTACAATAATGGTTTAGACCTCCTTGATTTAAATGAATCTTTAAGTTCCATAAAATTTAAGCACATTACAATTGCCTCTAGCGAAACTTCTGTAAAAGTAAAAAAACTGAAATCTCTTACTATTTTTGAAGATAGTAACAATAATATATGGGTTGGTACAGATGAAGGTTTATTTAAGTTAATTGAAGATGAAAACGGAAAAACTTCTCATTTTGAAAAAATAAAAGTAAAATTAAATAACATTAAAAGTATTAAAGAGGATAAAGGCAGGTTATTTTTTGGTGCTAATAGTGGTCTCTATGTCTTAGATTTAAAAAACCCTTCATATGAACCACATTTAATATGGAGAAAAGACTATAAATATTCCATTAACCATATTCTGTTTGTAAATAATCAATTATGGGCAGGAAGTGCAAGTGGATTAATTCTATTTGATAATTCTGGCACTCAAAGAAATCCTAAATTTAGTAAAATCATTACGTATAAAGCGAGTCAAAAAAATGGTATCAGTAAAAATACAATAACATCATTATTTAAAGATAGAACAGGTATTGTTTGGGTAGGTACAAACGGAGGAGGAATAAATAAATTTTATCCTGGAAAAAAACAATTTAAACATGTAAAAAATACTCCAGACCCAAAGAGTTTAAGTTACGATAAAGTAAGAGCAATTTATGAAGATAGTAACGGTTCTCTTTGGGTTGGTACCGAAGGTGGTAGTCTAAACATGTTACCAAAACAAGCCGATAAAAACAACTATTATGGTTTTATAAAATTTCCAAAAATAAATAATGTTTTTACTATTGATGAACTAAAAAGAGGAGATAAAAAAATACTTTTGTTAGGAGAAGGCTCTAATGGTACCAATCTTCAACAATTAGATATTACAGACCCCGATAACATAAAAAAAATAGAATTTAATGATTTCAGCAAAATAAAAGGCAGTATTTTTTCCATATTAGAAGATAGTGACAAAAATATTTGGATTGGTACTTATAATAATGGCATAAATCGTTCTTTATACAACTCACAAACCAAAAGCTATAAAAACGACGTATTAACTTTTGATTATAAAGACTCCTTAAGCGTTCCTAGTCATCTCATTAGAAATATTCTTGAAGATAAAAAAGGAAATATTTGGTTTGGTACAGGAGACGGATTATGTGTTTTATCTAAAACAGAAAAAACAAAAGATAAACCTAAATTTACAATCTATAAAAGTAACGCTGATGATATAAATAGTATTAGCCATAACTATATTTTAGAACTCTTTGAAAGTGAAAAAGGAGATTTATGGATTGGTACTTTTGGCGGTGGATTCAACAAATACGTACCTGCAACAGATAGTACTAAGGTGAAATTTATATCCTATAAAACAGAAAACGGTTTACCAAACAATGTTGTTAAAGGAATTCTCGAAGATGATGACCACGACCTTTGGATATCTACCAACAAAGGTCTTTCTAAATTTAATGAAAATTCTGAAACTTTCATGAATTATGATGTGAATGATGGTTTACAGGATGATGAATTTCAAGAACTTGCAAGGTGTAAACGTAAAAATGGACAATTATTATTTGGTGGCGTAAATGGTTTTAATGTTTTTGAACCAAAAGATATTAAGAACGATACTTTTGAAGCAGAAACAGTAGTCACCAACCTTTTAATAGCAAACAAACCTATTAAAATTGGCGAAAAAGTGAATGGTAGAGTACTGTTAAAAAATCCTTTATGTAACAAATCTACAATTGATTTAAACCATAATGAAAACAGTTTATCTTTTGAGTTTGCTGCATTCCATTATGGAGCTCCTGAAAAAAACGAATTCGCTTATAAACTAGAAGGTTTCAATAAAGATTGGGTGTATACAGATTCTAAAAAAAGATTTGCAACCTATACAAATCTTTCACCAGGTAATTACACATTAAAAGTAAAAGCATCTAACAATGATAAACTTTGGGACTCTACTCCTTTTGAATTAAATTTAAAAATAGCTCCACCTTTTTGGTTAACAAAGTTCGCTTACTTTTTGTACCTTTTATTAATTATAGGCATTTTACTTTTATACAGAAGATATACTATTATTAGTACATCAAAAAAACACAGTTTAGAATTAGAACATGTAGAAAAAGAAAAAACAGATGAACTACAACGAATAAAATTAGAATTCTTTACAAATATAACGCATGAGTTTACAACCCCTTTAACCTTAATAAAAGGACCTTTAAACTTTTTACAAAAAGAAGGAGACAACATTGATAAAGATATTGTTAAAGAACAATACAAGTTAATGCAAAAAAATACAGATTACTTACTTAGACTTATCTCTCAATTACTAGATTTCAGAAAAATGAATCAAGGTAAAATGAGGTTGGTTATGAGAAACAGTAATATTGTTCAGTTTATAAAAGAAGTTAGTGAACCTTTTCAGTTCTTAGCACAAAAAAATCTAATAGATTTTACAATTGAATCTACTGATAATCAATTACAATCATGGTTTGACCATGATACTTTAGAAAAAATAATAAATAACTTACTTTCAAATGCTTTTAAATTTACACCAGATAATGGCTCAATAACTATTAATATATCAAGAGATAATAAAACCAATGTAACTTTTAAAAACCCTACTAAGACTTCTAAGTTTGTATATATTCAGGTAAAAGATTCTGGAACAGGAATGGATGAAACTAAAATAGAAAGTATTTTTGAACGTTTCTTTTCTGAAAAAAATAAAGAAAAGAAAGACTCTAAAGGAATGGGTATTGGTTTGGCTTTTGTTAAAGATATTACAGAACTTCACCAAGGTGAAATTAGAGTAATAAGCAAGCACAATGAAGGCACCAATTTTATAGTGAGACTTCCTATAGAGAAAAAAGCGTATCTTAATATTCCAGAAATTACATGTAAAGAAACCTCTGAAAGCGATTTTTACTTACGTTCTTCAGAATCAGATTCTCTTGCAATTAGTATTAATGATGAAATTGAAGATCAACAGTTAAATGAAAAATCAAAATCTGACTTACCCGTTTTACTAGTTGTAGATGATAATGAAGATATTAGAACCTTTATTAAGCTTGCTCTTGGAAAAAAATATAAAATTTATACGGCTGAAAACGGAGAAGAAGGATTAAAATTGGCAGGAAAAATAATTCCGAAAATAATTATTTCTGATATTATGATGCCGGTTATGGATGGTATTGAATTTTGTAATAAAATAAAAACAAAAAAGGAAACCAGTCATATTCCTGTTGTTTTATTAACAGCAAAATTATCTAAAGAAAATGAAAAAATAGGTTTAAGAACAGGTGCAGATGCTTATATTAGAAAACCTTTTGATGTAGAAATTCTGGACTTAAAACTAAATAATATTTTAAACTATAGAGAAGAACTAAGAAGTAAGTTTAACCTAGAAATTACTTTACAACCAAAAGAAATTACGGTTACCTCTGTAGATGAACGCTTTTTACAACAAGCAATGGAAGTTGTAGAAAAACACATGACAAATACAGATTTTAATGTTGAAATGCTAATTAAAGAAATGGGCTATAGCAGAACCAACTTATATACTAAGTTTAAAGAGATTACAGGCCTTTCATCTAGTGAATTTATTAGAAGTATTAGATTAAAAAGAGCCGTACAACTTTTTGAACAAAGTGATCTTTCTGTAAAAGAAATTATGTACATGACAGGTTTTAACACCGCTTCTTACTTTGCAAAATGTTTTAAAAAACAATTTGGTGTTATCCCAAGTGAATATGTAAAACAAAAAAATAAATAA
- a CDS encoding sulfatase, which yields MSLIKIFITTICFCYLSNGFSQNNKRPNIVFLLSDDQTSIATGCYGNTHVVTPNMDTLASEGVLFQNHYNTTSICMASRAIIMTGMYEYKTGCNFMHGPLKSEKFQKSYPVLLKEAGYFTGFAGKFGFAVSDGESWDENTYDVIPSDAFDVWGGGLGQTNYKTAKNPNIAKYAEKYPHSTRAYGAWAHDFIKTAKKSGKPFCMSISFKAPHLPFTPDKYFDYVYKNKKYKKPDNYGAENATHLSAQAKSGRQYNAYNFWRDSEESYQTAITKYNQLIHGVDYSLGMIRKSLEELGVAENTIIIFTSDNGYSCGAHNLAGKVLPYEEASKSPLIIYDPRKSKKESGLKREEVTANIDLAPTILSLAGVSVPKNMDGKNLEKLIDKPKKFRRKSITLTNMWGNDEIQEMTVVTKDWKYIYWQYSDHRMLPTEELFHIGKDRLEMTNLANNPTYNKQLKKMRKLYDKRYKHLVKNTIKTNDYPKYKVLFDRKANAVSKKQYLTGNYEEVLKQQAIEKAKKAHLKN from the coding sequence ATGAGTTTAATTAAAATTTTCATAACAACTATTTGTTTTTGTTATTTGTCTAATGGTTTTAGTCAAAATAATAAAAGACCAAATATTGTTTTTTTACTATCAGATGATCAAACAAGCATTGCCACTGGTTGTTATGGAAATACGCATGTGGTAACACCAAATATGGACACTTTGGCAAGTGAAGGAGTCCTTTTTCAAAATCATTATAATACTACCTCTATTTGTATGGCAAGTCGTGCAATTATTATGACGGGTATGTATGAATATAAAACGGGATGCAATTTTATGCATGGACCTTTAAAATCAGAAAAATTTCAGAAATCATATCCTGTACTATTAAAAGAAGCGGGTTATTTTACAGGTTTTGCTGGTAAATTTGGTTTTGCAGTTTCGGATGGTGAAAGTTGGGACGAAAACACGTATGATGTTATTCCTTCGGATGCTTTTGATGTTTGGGGCGGTGGTTTAGGGCAAACGAATTACAAAACAGCTAAAAACCCTAATATTGCAAAATATGCAGAGAAATATCCTCATAGTACGAGAGCTTATGGTGCTTGGGCTCATGATTTTATAAAAACGGCTAAAAAATCTGGAAAACCATTTTGTATGTCTATAAGTTTTAAGGCACCACATTTACCTTTTACACCAGATAAGTATTTTGATTATGTTTATAAGAACAAAAAGTATAAAAAACCAGATAATTATGGTGCTGAAAATGCTACACACTTATCTGCGCAAGCAAAATCTGGCAGACAATATAATGCCTATAATTTTTGGCGAGATTCAGAAGAGTCGTATCAAACAGCTATTACAAAATACAATCAATTAATTCACGGTGTAGATTATTCTTTGGGAATGATTCGTAAATCTTTAGAAGAATTAGGCGTTGCAGAAAACACCATAATTATATTTACAAGTGATAATGGTTATAGTTGTGGAGCTCATAATTTAGCAGGGAAAGTATTGCCTTATGAAGAAGCATCTAAATCGCCATTAATTATTTATGACCCAAGAAAATCTAAAAAAGAAAGCGGTCTTAAAAGAGAAGAGGTAACAGCTAATATAGATTTAGCACCTACCATTTTAAGTTTAGCAGGTGTTTCTGTTCCTAAAAATATGGATGGTAAAAATTTGGAAAAGCTTATTGATAAACCAAAGAAATTTAGAAGAAAATCTATTACGCTTACTAACATGTGGGGTAATGATGAAATTCAAGAAATGACGGTGGTTACAAAAGATTGGAAATACATTTACTGGCAATACTCAGATCATAGAATGTTGCCAACTGAAGAACTGTTTCATATTGGAAAAGATCGATTGGAGATGACCAATTTGGCGAACAATCCAACATATAACAAGCAACTTAAAAAAATGAGAAAATTGTATGATAAACGATACAAACATCTTGTTAAAAACACCATTAAAACAAATGATTACCCAAAATATAAAGTGCTATTTGATAGAAAGGCTAATGCAGTGTCTAAGAAACAATATTTAACTGGTAATTATGAAGAAGTTTTAAAACAACAGGCAATAGAGAAAGCTAAGAAGGCTCATCTTAAAAATTAG
- a CDS encoding arylsulfatase — translation MVNKRNLLLLVAFTLMSFGIKAQKSKKPNVIFILTDDQGYGDIAAHGNKVIKTPQLDKLHRESTRLTNFHTGSTCAPSRSGIMSGVDGNKAGVWHTVGGCNILREKYVAMPEVFRQNNYKTAMFGKWHLGDAYPYLPQNRGFEEVVSHGGGGIGQTPDYWQNDYFDDTYFRNGKPEKFEGYCTDVFFDEAIDYIDKNKDKPFFVYLSLNAPHGPMNVPQKYYDMYKDEPSISETQKAYYGMITNIDDNIEKLDKKLKKLGLKDNTILIFMTDNGTATGYRVNKGVVQGFNAGMRGGKSSQYDGGHRVPLFIRWKDGDIKKGLDVDKLTMNYDLLPTLIDLCGLEKPAESEYDGLSLKPLFEENGSTWSHRYGVVDTNRQQKPKKWFKSSVMDDEWRLIDGKELYNISGDVGQKQDIAAKHPTKVAEMRQAYERWWKHISDDFAYFEAYKIGKKLNEETVITAHDLHSDEPLAWNQSYVRDPYSGKKACLTQSYWLLDLQEEGDYQIEISRWPKESNLSFEDSIEQLGETTPWYVVKPKSVNLNIEKAILDIEGLHLEKDVDRTKKSVVFNAHLHSGRQHFEANFQDNKELTFSAFYMYVKRIK, via the coding sequence ATGGTAAACAAACGGAATTTATTATTATTAGTTGCATTTACTTTGATGTCTTTTGGTATAAAAGCTCAAAAAAGTAAAAAACCAAATGTTATATTTATTTTAACAGATGATCAAGGTTATGGAGATATAGCCGCACATGGAAATAAGGTGATAAAAACACCTCAATTAGACAAATTACATAGAGAAAGTACTCGTTTAACAAATTTTCATACAGGTTCTACTTGTGCCCCAAGTAGGTCTGGTATTATGTCTGGAGTAGATGGTAACAAAGCAGGGGTATGGCATACCGTTGGTGGTTGTAATATTTTAAGAGAAAAATATGTGGCAATGCCAGAAGTATTTAGACAAAATAATTACAAAACAGCCATGTTTGGTAAATGGCATTTAGGTGATGCATATCCATATTTACCTCAAAATAGGGGGTTTGAAGAAGTAGTTTCTCATGGAGGAGGTGGTATTGGTCAAACACCAGATTATTGGCAAAATGATTATTTTGATGACACGTATTTTAGAAACGGAAAACCAGAAAAATTTGAAGGCTATTGTACAGATGTGTTTTTTGATGAAGCAATTGACTATATAGATAAAAATAAAGATAAACCATTTTTTGTGTATCTATCCTTAAATGCGCCTCATGGGCCAATGAACGTTCCGCAGAAATATTATGATATGTATAAAGATGAGCCCAGCATTAGTGAGACTCAAAAAGCATATTATGGTATGATTACCAACATAGATGACAACATAGAAAAATTAGATAAAAAGTTAAAAAAGTTAGGTTTAAAAGACAATACTATTTTAATTTTTATGACTGATAATGGAACTGCAACTGGGTATAGAGTTAATAAAGGAGTTGTACAAGGTTTTAATGCAGGTATGCGAGGAGGAAAGTCTTCTCAATACGATGGTGGTCATAGAGTTCCGCTTTTTATTCGTTGGAAGGATGGAGATATTAAAAAAGGGTTAGATGTAGATAAATTGACAATGAATTATGATTTGTTACCTACTTTAATTGATTTATGTGGATTAGAAAAACCAGCTGAATCTGAATATGATGGTTTAAGTTTAAAACCTTTATTCGAAGAAAATGGATCTACATGGTCTCATAGATATGGTGTTGTAGATACCAATAGACAACAAAAACCAAAAAAATGGTTTAAATCTTCTGTGATGGATGATGAGTGGCGTTTGATTGATGGAAAAGAGTTGTACAATATTTCTGGAGATGTAGGTCAAAAACAGGATATTGCTGCTAAACACCCTACTAAAGTTGCAGAAATGAGACAAGCTTATGAAAGATGGTGGAAACATATTTCTGATGATTTTGCTTATTTTGAAGCTTATAAAATAGGAAAAAAACTAAACGAAGAAACGGTTATAACTGCTCATGATTTACATTCAGATGAACCTCTTGCTTGGAATCAAAGTTATGTAAGAGATCCTTATTCAGGTAAAAAGGCATGTTTAACACAATCGTATTGGTTATTAGATCTTCAAGAAGAAGGAGATTATCAAATAGAAATTTCTAGATGGCCTAAAGAGTCTAACTTATCGTTTGAAGACTCTATAGAACAATTAGGAGAAACAACTCCTTGGTACGTTGTTAAACCAAAAAGTGTCAACTTAAATATAGAAAAAGCAATATTAGATATTGAAGGATTGCATTTAGAAAAAGATGTAGATAGAACTAAGAAGAGTGTGGTTTTTAATGCCCATCTTCATAGTGGAAGACAACATTTTGAGGCTAATTTTCAAGATAATAAAGAGCTTACTTTTTCTGCCTTTTATATGTATGTAAAGAGAATTAAGTAA